One window of Streptomyces sp. NBC_00273 genomic DNA carries:
- a CDS encoding LysR family transcriptional regulator has translation MPGSTADLLPQELRILVAVADRGGFSAAAAALGLTQSAVSHSVRGSEAKVGTVLFERGRAGATPTPAGERAVALARRILRMYEVLGAEARGAVRGAVEGVLRIAAFRSAALHLLPPALERLTARHPGIRPEVRVVREIGAGAAGEVVAGRADLGIATLGGSQDLAPGLLTGVLAQEAYRLVHPAGHPDPKGLPLMDWDENCGSYTRSWWRAQDWIPRATVKAEDDAMVLTMVGRGLGMAIMPELSLREATEAVDITDLGPEGPVRQVGYVTTSESASTLAVRALIRELRSEKG, from the coding sequence ATGCCGGGCAGTACTGCCGACCTGTTGCCCCAGGAGCTGCGGATCCTGGTCGCCGTCGCCGACCGCGGCGGCTTCTCGGCCGCTGCGGCCGCGCTCGGCCTCACCCAGTCGGCCGTCTCCCACTCGGTGCGCGGCAGCGAGGCCAAGGTCGGCACGGTGCTCTTCGAGCGGGGCCGTGCCGGAGCCACACCCACCCCGGCGGGGGAGCGGGCCGTCGCCCTCGCCCGCCGGATCCTGCGGATGTACGAGGTCCTCGGTGCGGAGGCCCGCGGCGCGGTCCGCGGCGCGGTGGAAGGGGTGCTGCGGATCGCCGCGTTCCGCAGCGCGGCCCTGCACCTGCTGCCGCCCGCGCTGGAGCGGCTCACGGCCCGGCACCCGGGCATCCGCCCCGAGGTCCGCGTGGTGCGCGAGATCGGCGCCGGAGCGGCCGGGGAGGTGGTGGCGGGCCGCGCCGACCTGGGCATCGCCACGCTGGGCGGCTCGCAGGACCTGGCTCCCGGCCTGCTGACCGGGGTGCTCGCGCAGGAGGCGTACCGGCTGGTCCACCCGGCCGGGCACCCGGACCCGAAGGGCCTGCCGCTGATGGACTGGGACGAGAACTGCGGTTCCTACACCCGCTCCTGGTGGCGGGCCCAGGACTGGATCCCGCGGGCGACGGTCAAGGCGGAGGACGACGCGATGGTGCTGACCATGGTCGGCCGCGGGCTCGGGATGGCGATCATGCCCGAGCTGTCCCTGAGGGAGGCGACCGAGGCGGTGGACATCACTGATTTGGGCCCTGAGGGGCCGGTGAGGCAGGTGGGATACGTCACTACGTCGGAATCGGCCTCAACTCTCGCCGTACGTGCCCTGATCAGGGAACTTCGCTCCGAGAAGGGCTGA
- a CDS encoding NADP-dependent oxidoreductase yields the protein MTTNTAHAVHQIARPTGFPTAGDFVHAASPVPEPTPGTALVENLLLSVDPYHRGMMDGGEGGFELNTPLEGRSVGRVLASRDPGLREGDLVFHRAGWRTHALVTLGTDGTRKLRGHDGVPLEAYLSILGGTGLTAYAALTRTATLREGEDLFVSAAAGGVGTATGHIARLLGARRIIGSAGSAAKVRHLTDALGFDAAFDYHDGPIGEQLAQAAPDGIDVYVDNVGGDHLEGAIDALREYGRIAWVGAISMYNGDRSPAAPRNLFEVVHKSLRLEGVLVRNHTNLQDELEDFLVPHLRSGRIGTDTTVVQGFDRTVEAFLGMLRGENLGKMLVRIGN from the coding sequence ATGACCACGAACACCGCTCACGCCGTCCACCAGATCGCCCGCCCCACCGGCTTCCCGACCGCCGGGGACTTCGTCCACGCCGCCTCCCCGGTCCCGGAGCCGACGCCCGGCACCGCGCTCGTCGAGAACCTGCTGCTCTCCGTGGACCCGTACCACCGGGGCATGATGGACGGCGGCGAGGGCGGCTTCGAGCTGAACACCCCGCTGGAGGGCCGCTCGGTGGGCCGGGTGCTCGCCTCCCGCGACCCGGGGCTGCGCGAGGGCGACCTGGTCTTCCACCGCGCGGGCTGGCGGACCCACGCCCTGGTCACCCTCGGCACGGACGGGACGCGCAAGCTGCGCGGCCACGACGGCGTCCCGCTGGAGGCGTACCTGAGCATCCTCGGCGGGACCGGCCTGACCGCGTACGCCGCGCTGACCCGGACCGCCACCCTGCGCGAGGGCGAGGACCTCTTCGTCTCCGCCGCCGCGGGCGGGGTCGGCACGGCCACCGGCCACATCGCCCGGCTGCTGGGTGCCCGGCGGATCATCGGCAGCGCGGGCTCGGCGGCCAAGGTCCGCCACCTCACCGACGCACTCGGTTTTGACGCGGCCTTCGACTACCACGACGGGCCGATCGGCGAGCAGCTCGCGCAGGCCGCGCCGGACGGCATCGACGTCTACGTCGACAACGTCGGCGGGGACCATCTGGAGGGGGCCATCGACGCGTTGCGCGAGTACGGGCGGATCGCCTGGGTGGGTGCGATCTCGATGTACAACGGGGACCGCTCGCCTGCCGCGCCCCGCAACCTCTTCGAGGTCGTACACAAGTCCCTGCGCCTGGAAGGTGTATTGGTTCGCAATCACACCAATCTGCAGGATGAGTTGGAGGACTTCCTCGTCCCTCATCTGCGCAGCGGCCGGATCGGTACCGACACCACCGTTGTCCAGGGCTTTGACCGTACGGTGGAAGCCTTCCTGGGCATGCTCCGCGGGGAGAACCTGGGCAAGATGCTGGTCCGGATCGGCAACTGA
- a CDS encoding phosphocholine-specific phospholipase C, with product MTPISRRGFVGIGAGLVAGATLPAVTPTTAAAAAATGTITDVKHVVILMQENRSFDHYFGRLKGVRGFGDRAAGNIPGGWGMFNQPNWGGRQYPWKLSATPPAGGADSETLAQCTGDLPHSWTSQHAAWNQGRMDNWVTGVGNARTLGHLDRGDIPFHYGLADHYTICDAYFCSALSATGPNRTFLWSGKIDATSKDGGDESGLTWETYAEALQRAGMSWKVYQNAQDNYGDNGLAYFKRFTDAAPGDPLWDRGMGSVPKVTGSTPDDIAAAIRADVVAGTLPQVSWVVASEAFSEHPYAPPGDGAHFVDLVYRALAADPEVFDSTVLFLNYDENDGFFDHVPPPVAPPGTPGEYIDGLPIGLGFRVPMIVMSPWTRGGWVSSEVFDHTSVLRFMEKWTAALGTPATCPNISAWRRKVVGDLTGVFDFARPVYGVPAGLPSTAKVIGQATCAPLPNPTPQNNALPAQEPGTRPARALPYQANGNLDRFEFGPTGQITAWFSMANQGAEARRAAHFSIHPHQHRDTTAWQYTVDPGGTSSDYFHIGFGHGSGKYDISMHGPNRFLRRFIGDASKPGKDIEVAARFAVEPGTGKPAVYFKMKNSSGSPVTFTIRSNAYRTDGPWTYTVPANSSREDFFNAVAYSKGWYDFTILADSDGTWSRRYTGHIETGSASITGS from the coding sequence GTGACACCGATCAGCCGCAGAGGTTTCGTGGGAATCGGCGCCGGGCTCGTGGCGGGCGCCACCCTGCCCGCGGTCACGCCGACGACGGCGGCCGCGGCCGCCGCGACCGGCACCATCACCGATGTGAAGCACGTGGTGATCCTGATGCAGGAGAACCGCAGCTTCGACCACTACTTCGGCAGGCTGAAGGGCGTCCGCGGGTTCGGCGACCGCGCCGCCGGCAACATCCCGGGCGGCTGGGGCATGTTCAACCAGCCCAACTGGGGCGGCCGCCAGTACCCGTGGAAGCTGTCGGCCACCCCGCCGGCGGGCGGCGCGGACAGCGAGACCCTGGCCCAGTGCACCGGCGACCTCCCGCACAGCTGGACCTCGCAGCACGCCGCCTGGAACCAGGGCCGGATGGACAACTGGGTCACCGGCGTCGGCAACGCCCGCACCCTCGGCCACCTGGACCGCGGGGACATCCCCTTCCACTACGGCCTCGCCGACCACTACACGATCTGCGACGCGTACTTCTGCTCCGCCCTCAGCGCGACCGGCCCGAACCGCACCTTCCTGTGGAGCGGCAAGATCGACGCCACCAGCAAGGACGGCGGCGACGAGTCCGGGCTGACCTGGGAGACGTACGCGGAGGCCCTCCAGCGGGCCGGCATGAGCTGGAAGGTCTACCAGAACGCCCAGGACAACTACGGGGACAACGGGCTCGCCTACTTCAAGCGGTTCACGGACGCCGCCCCCGGCGATCCGCTGTGGGACCGGGGCATGGGCTCGGTCCCCAAGGTCACCGGCTCCACCCCGGACGACATCGCGGCCGCGATACGCGCCGACGTCGTGGCGGGCACCCTCCCCCAGGTGTCCTGGGTCGTGGCCAGCGAGGCCTTCTCGGAGCACCCCTACGCCCCGCCCGGTGACGGCGCCCACTTCGTGGACCTGGTCTACCGCGCCCTGGCCGCCGACCCCGAGGTGTTCGACTCCACGGTCCTCTTCCTCAACTACGACGAGAACGACGGGTTCTTCGACCACGTTCCGCCGCCGGTCGCCCCGCCCGGCACTCCCGGCGAGTACATCGACGGCCTCCCGATCGGCCTGGGCTTCCGCGTCCCGATGATCGTGATGTCCCCCTGGACCCGCGGCGGCTGGGTGAGCTCGGAGGTCTTCGACCACACCTCGGTGCTGCGGTTCATGGAGAAGTGGACGGCCGCCCTCGGCACCCCCGCCACCTGTCCGAACATCAGCGCTTGGCGCCGCAAGGTGGTCGGCGACCTGACCGGCGTCTTCGACTTCGCGCGCCCGGTCTACGGGGTCCCCGCCGGCCTCCCGTCCACCGCCAAGGTGATCGGCCAGGCGACCTGTGCCCCGCTCCCCAACCCGACGCCGCAGAACAACGCCCTCCCGGCGCAGGAGCCCGGCACCCGCCCGGCGCGGGCCCTGCCGTACCAGGCGAACGGCAACCTGGACCGCTTCGAGTTCGGGCCGACCGGTCAGATCACGGCCTGGTTCTCGATGGCCAACCAGGGCGCCGAGGCGAGGCGGGCGGCGCACTTCTCGATCCACCCGCACCAGCACCGGGACACGACGGCCTGGCAGTACACCGTCGACCCGGGCGGCACCAGCAGCGACTACTTCCACATCGGCTTCGGCCACGGCTCGGGCAAGTACGACATCTCGATGCACGGGCCGAACCGCTTCCTGCGCCGCTTCATCGGAGACGCGTCGAAGCCGGGCAAGGACATCGAGGTGGCGGCCCGTTTCGCGGTCGAGCCGGGCACCGGCAAGCCGGCGGTCTACTTCAAGATGAAGAACTCCTCCGGCTCCCCCGTCACGTTCACGATCCGCTCGAACGCCTACCGCACGGACGGCCCGTGGACCTACACGGTCCCGGCGAACTCCTCGCGCGAGGACTT
- a CDS encoding 3-isopropylmalate dehydrogenase: MSTSINLAVIPGDGIGQEVVAQGLKVLTAVLPQDVKLETKQYDLGAQRWHRTGETLPDAELEALKHHDAILLGAIGDPSVPSGVLERGLLLKLRFAFDHFINLRPSKLFPNTATPLAGRPEIDFVVVREGTEGPYTGNGGSLRTGTPAEVATEVSINTAYGVERVVRDAYERANARPRKKLTLVHKNNVLVYAGHMWKNIFDKVGQEYPEVTTDYLHVDAATIFFVTQPERFDVIVTDNLFGDILTDLAAAVTGGIGLAASGNINPTGAFPSMFEPVHGSAPDIAGTGKADPTATILSVALLLRHLGYEAQAVRIEDAVSADLAERDGTFRSTDAIGDALAARVAG, from the coding sequence ATGTCGACCAGCATCAATCTCGCAGTGATCCCCGGTGATGGCATCGGCCAGGAAGTCGTGGCTCAGGGACTCAAGGTCCTTACCGCGGTCCTGCCCCAGGATGTGAAGCTGGAGACCAAGCAATACGATCTCGGCGCCCAGCGCTGGCACCGCACCGGTGAGACCCTCCCGGACGCGGAGCTCGAAGCCCTGAAGCACCACGACGCGATCCTGCTGGGCGCGATCGGCGACCCCTCGGTCCCGTCCGGCGTGCTGGAGCGCGGTCTGCTGCTGAAGCTCCGCTTCGCCTTCGACCACTTCATCAACCTGCGCCCGTCGAAGCTGTTCCCGAACACGGCCACCCCGCTCGCCGGCCGCCCGGAGATCGACTTCGTCGTGGTCCGCGAGGGCACCGAGGGCCCGTACACCGGCAACGGCGGCAGCCTGCGCACCGGCACCCCCGCCGAGGTGGCCACCGAGGTCAGCATCAACACCGCGTACGGCGTGGAGCGCGTCGTCCGTGACGCGTACGAGCGGGCGAACGCCCGTCCCCGCAAGAAGCTGACCCTGGTCCACAAGAACAACGTCCTCGTGTACGCGGGCCACATGTGGAAGAACATCTTCGACAAGGTCGGCCAGGAGTACCCCGAGGTCACCACCGACTACCTGCACGTCGACGCCGCGACGATCTTCTTCGTCACCCAGCCCGAGCGCTTCGACGTCATCGTCACGGACAACCTCTTCGGTGACATCCTCACCGACCTGGCCGCCGCCGTGACCGGCGGAATCGGCCTCGCCGCCTCCGGGAACATCAACCCGACCGGCGCCTTCCCGTCCATGTTCGAGCCCGTCCACGGCTCGGCCCCGGACATCGCCGGCACCGGCAAGGCCGACCCGACCGCGACGATCCTCTCCGTCGCCCTCCTGCTGCGTCACCTCGGCTACGAGGCCCAGGCCGTCCGCATCGAGGACGCGGTCTCCGCCGACCTGGCGGAGCGCGACGGAACCTTCCGTTCCACCGACGCGATCGGCGACGCCCTCGCCGCTCGGGTAGCCGGCTGA
- a CDS encoding branched-chain amino acid aminotransferase, giving the protein MTTPTIELKPSSNPLSDAEREAILASPGFGRHFTDHMVTIKWTEGRGWHDAELVPYAPLAIDPANMTLHYAQTIFEGLKAYRQPDGTVATFRPEANAARFQSSARRMAMPELPTELFIEACDALIKQDRAWVPDSGEASLYLRPFMFASEVGLGVRPANEFLFIVIASPAGAYFPGGVKPVSVWLSEDYVRAVKGGTGAAKTGGNYAASLVAQAQAASHGCDQVVWLDAVEHRWIEEMGGMNLYFVYGDRIVTPELTGSLLPGITRDSLLTIARDLGYTAEEGRLTTEDWQRDNANGTLTEVFACGTAAVITPVGSVKSERANWTQGDGEPGQVTMRLRKALLELQTGHSADTHGWMHPLG; this is encoded by the coding sequence ATGACGACGCCCACGATCGAGCTCAAGCCCTCCTCGAACCCGCTGTCCGATGCGGAGCGCGAGGCGATCCTGGCCAGCCCCGGCTTCGGCCGCCACTTCACCGACCACATGGTGACTATCAAGTGGACCGAGGGTCGCGGCTGGCACGATGCCGAGCTGGTCCCGTACGCGCCGCTCGCGATCGACCCGGCGAACATGACGCTGCACTACGCGCAGACGATCTTCGAGGGCCTCAAGGCCTACCGCCAGCCCGACGGCACCGTGGCCACCTTCCGCCCCGAGGCCAACGCCGCGCGCTTCCAGTCCTCCGCGCGCCGCATGGCCATGCCGGAGCTGCCGACCGAGCTCTTCATCGAGGCCTGCGACGCGCTGATCAAGCAGGACCGCGCCTGGGTGCCGGACTCCGGCGAGGCCTCCCTGTACCTGCGCCCCTTCATGTTCGCCTCCGAGGTCGGCCTCGGCGTCCGTCCGGCGAACGAGTTCCTCTTCATCGTCATCGCCTCGCCCGCCGGCGCGTACTTCCCCGGTGGCGTCAAGCCCGTCTCCGTCTGGCTCTCCGAGGACTACGTCCGCGCGGTCAAGGGCGGCACGGGCGCCGCGAAGACCGGTGGCAACTACGCGGCCTCGCTGGTCGCGCAGGCCCAGGCGGCCTCGCACGGCTGCGACCAGGTGGTCTGGCTCGACGCCGTCGAGCACCGCTGGATCGAGGAGATGGGCGGGATGAACCTGTACTTCGTGTACGGCGACCGCATCGTCACCCCGGAGCTCACCGGCTCGCTCCTTCCCGGCATCACCCGCGACTCCCTCCTCACCATCGCCCGCGACCTCGGCTACACCGCCGAAGAGGGCCGCCTGACCACCGAGGACTGGCAGCGCGACAACGCCAACGGCACCCTCACCGAGGTGTTCGCCTGCGGCACCGCCGCCGTCATCACCCCGGTCGGCTCGGTCAAGTCCGAGCGCGCCAACTGGACCCAGGGCGACGGCGAGCCGGGCCAGGTCACCATGCGCCTGCGCAAGGCACTGCTGGAACTCCAGACCGGCCACAGCGCCGACACCCACGGCTGGATGCACCCGCTGGGCTAG